One Micromonospora sp. FIMYZ51 genomic window carries:
- a CDS encoding ABC transporter permease, protein MSSDTTTSTDRAPNVYVPSTEALGTILAPGERPPRPSPLAASLAFSWRALLKIKHVPEQLFDVTAFPIIMVLMFTYLFGGALADSPRDYLQFFLPGIMVTSVAMITMYTGVGLNSDIEKGVFDRFRTLPVWRPAALVGMIVGDVLRYVLAALVILAVGLVLGFRPDGGVLGVLAGIGLLVVFSFAFSWVWTFFGLILRSEKSVMGVSMMVLFPLTFLSNVFVDPSTMPGWLQAFVKANPISHLVSSVRAAMAGTTDGTAMTWMFLWSASFLVVFGTLTMHRYNRR, encoded by the coding sequence ATGAGCAGTGACACCACCACCTCGACCGACCGCGCGCCGAACGTCTACGTCCCGTCGACCGAGGCGTTGGGCACGATCCTCGCGCCGGGCGAGCGACCGCCTCGACCGAGCCCGCTGGCGGCGTCGCTCGCCTTCAGCTGGCGGGCCCTGCTGAAGATCAAGCACGTGCCGGAGCAGCTGTTCGACGTGACGGCGTTCCCGATCATCATGGTGCTGATGTTCACGTACCTGTTCGGCGGTGCGCTCGCCGACAGCCCTCGTGACTACCTTCAGTTCTTCCTACCGGGCATCATGGTGACAAGCGTGGCGATGATCACCATGTACACGGGTGTCGGCCTGAACAGCGACATCGAGAAGGGCGTCTTCGACCGGTTCCGGACGCTGCCGGTGTGGCGGCCCGCCGCCCTGGTCGGCATGATCGTCGGTGACGTGCTGCGCTACGTGCTGGCGGCGCTGGTGATCCTCGCCGTCGGGCTGGTGCTCGGTTTCCGCCCGGACGGTGGCGTGCTCGGTGTACTCGCCGGGATCGGCTTGCTTGTGGTCTTCTCGTTCGCGTTCTCCTGGGTCTGGACGTTCTTCGGGCTCATCCTGCGCAGCGAGAAGTCCGTGATGGGGGTCAGCATGATGGTGCTGTTCCCGCTGACCTTCCTCAGCAACGTCTTCGTCGACCCGTCCACCATGCCCGGCTGGCTCCAGGCGTTCGTCAAGGCCAACCCGATCTCCCACCTGGTCTCCTCGGTACGCGCCGCGATGGCCGGCACCACCGACGGCACGGCCATGACCTGGATGTTCCTCTGGAGCGCCTCCTTCCTGGTGGTCTTCGGCACCCTCACCATGCACCGCTACAACCGCCGATAG
- a CDS encoding S-4TM family putative pore-forming effector codes for MTDPAKSLLSRQTEPEMMALLRAMSVCHSRAQRLDNLRMVLSVLLGVAGAAVALTGVSSTVVIAVGALWALANAVGLGTWSRGQLSRAAVLQEMFDVRLFGLPWNTVAAGEEVGAAEVSRLHRAYRGDERYLRDYYEVPLLRAPYDVLACQQQNLGWGARVRRRYAYVVLGGTAVWAVLGVVFGVTAELTVAQLLLQWYVPSLGALLLGLEIYRSQRDVAAERERALGVMQSRIAGTLQRPGEDASAELLTLARQIQDLIFRSRQRQSRVPDWFFRRFHAADRQDFHAAMTTLSQLLQDARPVASAGGSLPS; via the coding sequence GTGACCGATCCCGCTAAGTCCCTGCTCAGCCGCCAGACCGAGCCCGAGATGATGGCCCTGTTGCGGGCCATGTCGGTCTGCCACTCGCGGGCGCAACGACTCGACAACCTGCGGATGGTCCTCTCCGTCCTGCTCGGCGTGGCCGGCGCGGCGGTGGCGCTCACCGGCGTGTCGTCCACCGTGGTCATCGCCGTCGGGGCGCTCTGGGCGCTGGCCAACGCGGTCGGGTTGGGCACCTGGTCACGCGGCCAGCTCAGCCGGGCGGCGGTGCTCCAGGAGATGTTCGACGTCCGGCTCTTCGGTCTGCCGTGGAACACCGTGGCCGCAGGTGAGGAGGTGGGTGCGGCCGAGGTCAGCCGACTGCACCGGGCGTACCGGGGCGACGAGCGGTACCTGCGCGACTACTACGAGGTGCCGCTGCTGCGGGCACCGTACGACGTGCTCGCCTGCCAGCAGCAGAACCTCGGCTGGGGCGCCCGGGTCCGTCGCCGCTACGCCTACGTGGTGCTCGGCGGGACGGCGGTCTGGGCGGTGCTCGGGGTGGTGTTCGGCGTGACCGCCGAGCTGACCGTCGCGCAGCTGCTGCTCCAGTGGTACGTCCCGTCGCTCGGCGCGCTCCTGCTCGGCCTGGAGATCTATCGCAGCCAGCGGGACGTGGCGGCCGAGCGGGAGCGGGCGCTCGGCGTCATGCAGTCGCGGATCGCTGGCACGCTTCAGCGGCCCGGCGAGGACGCCTCGGCCGAACTGCTCACCCTGGCCCGGCAGATCCAGGATCTGATCTTCCGCAGCCGGCAACGGCAGTCGCGCGTACCCGACTGGTTCTTCCGGCGGTTCCACGCGGCGGACCGGCAGGACTTCCACGCCGCCATGACCACCCTCTCCCAGCTGCTCCAGGACGCCCGGCCGGTCGCGTCCGCCGGGGGATCACTGCCGTCCTGA
- a CDS encoding cellulose binding domain-containing protein — MRVRRVTLVAVLATALGLSGAAVAHAADDPVLTAPGAPVVVANEPHRLTLTWAPSTWVGEPGGTPIRHEVRAWLGTNTYRSLGTTTGTDLTLTDLAPGTEYRLTVWAYTDAGYSLDSPVTPVRTAYGKARVSYRNLNWSPTDNQIQHVLQIINTGTTPLDLAYVRVRYHVTFEGGNTSLVTHCDWAAIGCAKVRHHLQFFPPPLPPAPPQTPTPTPTVFPPPGTPIPGWIELTFASGTLDPGASTGPIQLRHHRSNWTAIDERDDRSWQQATGGWVENSRITLDVDGVREYGDTNA; from the coding sequence ATGCGTGTGCGTCGCGTCACTCTCGTCGCCGTCCTCGCCACCGCGCTCGGGCTCTCCGGCGCCGCCGTCGCCCACGCGGCCGACGATCCGGTCCTGACCGCCCCTGGCGCACCGGTCGTGGTGGCCAACGAACCGCACCGGCTCACCCTGACCTGGGCACCGTCGACCTGGGTCGGTGAGCCGGGCGGCACGCCCATCCGACACGAGGTCCGGGCGTGGCTCGGCACCAACACCTACCGCAGCCTCGGCACCACCACCGGCACCGACCTCACGCTTACCGACCTGGCGCCGGGCACCGAGTACCGGCTCACCGTCTGGGCCTACACCGACGCCGGATATTCCCTCGACTCGCCGGTGACCCCGGTGCGCACCGCGTACGGGAAGGCGCGGGTGAGTTACCGCAACCTGAACTGGTCACCGACCGACAACCAGATCCAACATGTCCTTCAGATCATCAACACCGGCACCACGCCGCTGGATCTGGCCTACGTGCGGGTGCGCTACCACGTGACGTTCGAGGGCGGAAACACCTCGCTTGTCACCCACTGCGACTGGGCCGCGATCGGTTGCGCCAAGGTCCGGCACCATCTCCAGTTCTTCCCGCCGCCCCTACCGCCGGCCCCGCCGCAGACCCCGACTCCGACGCCGACGGTCTTCCCGCCGCCCGGTACGCCGATCCCCGGCTGGATCGAGCTGACCTTCGCCAGCGGGACGCTTGACCCCGGCGCGTCGACCGGGCCGATCCAGCTACGCCATCACCGATCGAACTGGACGGCGATCGACGAGCGCGACGACCGCAGTTGGCAGCAGGCCACCGGCGGGTGGGTCGAGAACAGCCGGATCACCCTCGACGTCGACGGCGTCCGCGAGTACGGCGACACCAACGCATGA
- a CDS encoding glycosyltransferase, with the protein MAATIIVAISIVLFVFAVVTLWWTMHAWRTPETLAGTRFSAHDGTHSLSFSLLLPARHEQQVLEHTVQRLMESTHTRFEIIIIVGHDDPETTAVAERLASTHPYHVRVVTDTNPVKNKPRALNTALPYCRGAVVGVFDAEDQVHPHLLEHVDHAFRVTKADVVQGGVQLINYHSSWYSLHNCLEYYFWFRSRLHLHAQRGFIPLGGNTVFVRTAALRAVGAWDGDCLAEDCDLGVRLSSRGAKVVVAYDSTLVTREETPATLGALIRQRTRWNQGFLQVLFKGEWRRLPTAWQRMLARYTLIGPFIQAFSGVAVPLGVFIALFFDVGTLAALVSFLPLAPMIASLMFQVVGLRDFGRQYQLRIGPVHYARLILGAFPYMLVLAVAALRAVWRFLRKRNNWELTSHVGAHLAVGQAESATAARSQA; encoded by the coding sequence ATGGCGGCTACCATCATCGTGGCAATATCGATAGTCCTCTTCGTCTTCGCGGTCGTGACACTGTGGTGGACAATGCACGCGTGGCGGACACCGGAGACTCTCGCCGGCACCCGTTTCTCGGCGCACGACGGCACACACTCGCTCTCGTTCTCGCTGCTCCTGCCGGCCCGGCACGAGCAGCAGGTGCTTGAGCACACCGTGCAGCGGCTGATGGAGTCCACCCACACCAGATTCGAGATCATCATCATCGTCGGGCACGACGACCCGGAGACGACCGCAGTCGCCGAGCGCCTGGCCAGCACACACCCGTACCACGTCCGAGTGGTCACCGACACCAACCCGGTCAAGAACAAGCCCCGCGCGCTCAACACCGCGCTGCCCTACTGCCGGGGCGCGGTCGTCGGGGTCTTCGACGCCGAGGACCAGGTGCACCCACACCTGCTGGAGCACGTGGACCACGCGTTCCGGGTCACCAAAGCCGACGTGGTCCAGGGCGGCGTCCAACTGATCAATTACCACTCCAGCTGGTACAGCCTGCACAACTGCCTGGAGTACTACTTCTGGTTCCGCAGCCGGCTGCACCTGCATGCGCAGCGCGGCTTCATCCCACTGGGTGGCAACACCGTCTTCGTCCGTACCGCCGCGCTGCGCGCCGTCGGCGCCTGGGACGGCGACTGCCTCGCCGAGGACTGCGACCTCGGCGTACGGCTCTCCAGCCGGGGCGCGAAGGTCGTCGTCGCGTACGACTCGACCCTGGTCACCCGGGAGGAAACGCCCGCCACCCTGGGCGCCCTGATCCGCCAGCGCACCCGGTGGAACCAGGGCTTCCTCCAGGTGCTGTTCAAGGGCGAGTGGCGCCGCCTGCCGACGGCCTGGCAACGGATGCTGGCCCGCTACACCCTCATCGGCCCGTTCATCCAGGCCTTCTCCGGAGTGGCCGTGCCGCTGGGCGTCTTCATCGCGCTCTTCTTCGACGTCGGCACCCTCGCCGCCCTGGTGAGCTTCCTGCCGCTCGCCCCGATGATCGCCTCCCTGATGTTCCAGGTCGTCGGACTGCGTGACTTCGGCCGGCAGTACCAGCTGCGGATCGGGCCGGTGCACTACGCCCGGCTGATCCTCGGCGCGTTCCCGTACATGCTGGTGTTGGCCGTCGCCGCGCTCCGGGCGGTCTGGCGCTTCCTGCGTAAGCGCAACAACTGGGAACTGACCAGCCACGTCGGCGCGCACCTGGCCGTCGGCCAGGCCGAGTCGGCAACTGCCGCGAGGAGCCAGGCATGA
- a CDS encoding AAA domain-containing protein: MQTELDVPPGVAAEQVITAVLADLRSGAHRGVVVDSPPGAGKSTLVVRAAIELAGTGEPLMIIGQTNEQVDDLIDRLARKAPELRVGRLSASDYRPSSRVRAHGQVRVAAKVTDLAASAVVIGTAAKWATVTEGRWPWAIVDEAYQMRSDALLRVAGRFDRALFVGDPGQLDPFSTVDVGRWAGLSWDPMQSAVAVLLRHNPQLPVHRLPVSWRLPASAAPVVSRAFYPFTGFRAGTAPAERVLRLTGAGADDAVDRAVELAVQTGWALYQLPARHTLRTDAEAAAACAALALRVLARGAVARCEQAPDGAPVSADRIAVGAAHRDQVAAIRAHLGAAGADVTVDTANRLQGREYDVTIVLHPLSGRRDATAFHLESGRLCVLASRHRQACIVVARAGIGELLDAHPSTEAPQLDVPVRFPDGWEANQAILSHLADRTVRRR, from the coding sequence ATGCAGACCGAGCTGGACGTGCCGCCGGGCGTTGCGGCGGAGCAGGTGATCACGGCGGTCCTGGCTGACCTGCGCTCCGGTGCGCACCGGGGCGTGGTGGTCGACTCCCCGCCGGGGGCGGGCAAATCCACACTTGTGGTACGGGCCGCCATCGAGCTGGCCGGCACCGGCGAGCCGCTCATGATCATCGGGCAGACCAACGAGCAGGTCGACGACCTGATCGACCGGCTCGCCCGGAAGGCGCCCGAGCTGCGGGTGGGGCGGCTCTCCGCGAGCGACTACCGGCCGTCGTCGCGGGTGCGGGCACACGGGCAGGTGCGGGTCGCCGCGAAGGTCACCGACCTCGCCGCCTCGGCGGTCGTCATCGGTACGGCCGCCAAGTGGGCCACGGTCACCGAAGGGCGCTGGCCGTGGGCGATCGTGGACGAGGCGTACCAGATGCGCTCGGACGCCCTGCTGCGCGTGGCCGGCAGGTTCGACCGGGCGCTCTTCGTGGGTGATCCTGGGCAGCTCGACCCCTTCTCCACAGTGGACGTCGGTCGGTGGGCCGGGCTGAGCTGGGATCCGATGCAGTCGGCGGTGGCCGTGCTGCTGCGGCACAACCCGCAGCTGCCGGTGCACCGGCTGCCGGTCTCCTGGCGGCTGCCCGCCTCGGCGGCACCTGTGGTGTCTCGGGCGTTCTACCCGTTCACCGGCTTCCGCGCCGGCACCGCTCCCGCCGAGCGGGTCCTACGGCTCACCGGGGCGGGTGCGGATGACGCCGTTGACCGGGCGGTGGAGCTGGCGGTGCAGACCGGCTGGGCGCTCTACCAGCTGCCGGCCCGGCACACCCTGCGTACCGACGCCGAGGCCGCCGCCGCGTGCGCCGCGCTCGCGCTGCGGGTGCTGGCGCGCGGCGCGGTCGCGCGCTGCGAGCAGGCACCCGACGGCGCGCCGGTGAGCGCGGACCGGATCGCCGTCGGAGCCGCGCACCGCGACCAGGTCGCGGCCATCCGGGCCCACCTGGGCGCGGCCGGTGCGGACGTCACCGTCGACACCGCCAACCGGCTCCAGGGCCGGGAGTACGACGTGACGATCGTGCTGCACCCGCTCTCCGGCCGACGCGACGCGACCGCGTTCCACCTGGAGTCGGGACGGCTCTGCGTGCTCGCCTCCCGGCACCGGCAGGCCTGCATCGTGGTGGCCCGGGCCGGCATCGGCGAGCTGCTGGACGCGCATCCGTCGACGGAGGCGCCGCAGCTGGACGTGCCGGTGAGGTTTCCCGACGGCTGGGAGGCCAACCAGGCGATCCTCAGCCACCTGGCCGATCGGACGGTCCGCCGACGTTGA